From the Streptomyces sp. SN-593 genome, the window GGGCGTGTTCGCGGTGTACGACGCTGGTCTGGAGGCCGAGCAGTGGTGAGCGGACACGCCCCCGCGGACGACACCGCCACGACCGCACCCGTCGCAGACGCCACAGTCGCCGCCCCGGACATCGGCGAGGTGCCCGCGGCGCGTGGCACGCCTCGGCCCCGGCGGGCCGAGCTGGGTGCCCGGGTGAGGTTCGAGGGCCGCATCTGGGAGGTGGTGGCCGTGGTGGGTGCCACTGTGCGGCTGGCCGGGCGGGACGGCGGCACCGCGTCGGTGCTGGCCTCCCACCTGTTCGCCGATCCCGCCTTCGAGTTCGTCGACGCCGCCGGGCCGGCCCCCACGCCGCAGTGGGGGCTGTTCGAGAGCGCGCCTGCGCGGGAGAGGGAACGGGCTCTGGCCTGGCAGCGGCACATCCGCGAAGTCGAGACCGGCCTGCCCGGCGGACCCGGCAGCGGCGGGACCCCCAGGCCCGAGTACGACCCCGCCACGCGCCTGCTGGCGGACCGGGAACGCGCCAAGGCCGACGAACTGGCCTCGCTGGGCTGGCCGCAGGCCAGTGCGGCCACGGTGCGGCGGATGCGGCGCCGCTACCGCGCGCAGGGCCTGTGGGGGCTGGTCGACCAGCGCAGCCGGCGGCCCTCCAGCCGCACCGGCCGCGCGGACGAGCGGGTGGTGACCGCCGTGCTGGAAGCCCTGCGGCGCCAGCGCGGCCGCTCGAAGGGGACCCTGACCGGGCTGCGGACCGTGACCGGGCAGATCCTGGATGACGCGCACGGCCCCGGCGCGGTTGCCCTGCCGCCGGCCTCGACGTTCAACCGGCTGGTCCACGCCCTGGCCGACCCGATGGAGCTGCCGGGCCGTCCCGCCCGCACCGCCACCACCCCCGCCCGCCCGTTCACCGCGACGGTGGCCCTGCGGCCGGGTGAGATGGTCCAGGTCGACACCACCCGCCTGGACGTGATGGTCGTCGCCGCCGACGGCCGCCCGATGCGGCCCGAGCTGACCATCGCCGTCGACGTCGCGACCCGCTCGATCCTGGCCGCGGTGCTGTGCGAGGAAGGCACCAAAGCCGTCGACGCCGCCCTGCTCCTGGCCGAGATGGCCGTCCCCCACCCGCTGCGGCCCACCTGGCCGGCCGCGCTGGCCATCGCCCACGCCAACCTGCCCTACCAGCGGCTGCTCGCACTGGACCAGCGCCTGGAGCACGCCGCGGCCCGCCCCGTCGTCGTCCCGGAGACGATCGTGGTGGACCGCGGCGCAGTGTTCATCTCCCACGCCTTCCTGGCCGCCTGCGAAACCCTGGGCACCAGCGTCCAGCCCGCCCCGCCCCGCACCCCGACCGCCAAGGGCTCCGTCGAGCGGACCTTCGGCGCGATCAACACCCTGCTCCTGCAGCACATCGCCGGCTACACCGGCTCCAACCCCACCCGCCGCGGCCCCCGCACGGACGCAGAAGCCCGCTTCACCCTGCCCCAGCTACAGGACCTCCTCGACGAATGGATCACCGTGTGCTGGCACAACCACCCGCACGAAGCCCTGCGCCACCCCGTCCTGCCCAAGACCGCGCTCACCCCCAACGAGATGTGGGGCGCCCTGCTCGGCATCACCGGGTACGTGCCGCTGACCCTGACCCGCGCCGACTGGCTCGAACTGCTGCCGGTGCGCTGGAACGCCGTCACCGACCGCGGCATCCGCATCGACCACCGCACCTACGACCACCCGTGCCTGAACGCCCACCGCGGCCAGCCCTCCCCCACCGCCTCCCGGCGCGGCCGGTGGGAGATCCACACCCACCCCCACGACCTGCGGCAGATCTGGATCCGCCTGCCCGACGGCCACCTCCACGAGATCCCGTGGATCCACCGCGACCACGTCCACCAGCCCTTCAACGACCGCGTCTGGCGCCACATCCAGACCGCGCTCGCCCGGCGCGCCGACCGCGACCGCCACGAGGCCGACCTCGCCGACGCCCTCGACCGACTCCTGCGCCAAGCCCGACCCGCCACCTCAGCAGTGCCCCCTCAGACACCCTCGCAGCGCCTGCCCGCGACGGATACCGCCGCCCCCGCGACCAAACCCGACACGACCGGCGGCCACGCATCGGCGCGGCCGGCCGAGCAGGACGGCGGCGACAGCCTTCAAGCCGCCGCCCAGGCCGGCCACCGCGGCCAGGACAGCGAACCCCACGACGAAGGCGCCCCGCACGCCGGGGCGTTCGTGCTGTACGACGCGCAATCGGAGGCCGACCAGTGGTGAACACCCCAGGTACCGGCACCCCCGCGGACGCGGTGCAGCGCGATACCGAGCCGGGTGCGGTCACCACCTGGAACGGCTTCGCCCGCTTCGCCGCCGCCCCCGCACCCGCTCCCCCGGCGCCCGGTGACCCACCGCGCAGCCTGGAGCAGCGCCTCGCCTACCACTCCGCGTTCGTCACCGTGCGGACCCCGGCCATCGACACCCTGGCCACCAGCGTGCGGACCCTGATGATCCTGGGCCGCCACCAGAGCGTCACCGCGCGGCCCTCGGTGATCCTAACCGGACCGGCCACCACCGGCAAAACCACCGCACTGCTGCAGGTCGGACGCACCTGCCACCTCGCCCACACCCGCCGCGCCGCCCCCGGCGACGACACGGTGCCGGTCGCCTACGTCCTGGTGCCGCCCGCCGCCACCGCCAAATCCCTGGGCGCAGAGTTCGCCCGTTACCTCGGCATCCCCGTCACCACCCGCATGACCACCGCCCAGATCACCACCGCGGTCTGCCACACCTACACCGCCGCCGGCGTGAAACTCGTCCTGCTCGACGAGATCCACCGCCTCAACCCCCGCACCACCAGCGGCGCCGAAGCCGCCGACTGGCTCAAGGACATCACCGAACGCGTCGGGGCGACGTTCGTCTACGCCGGGATCGACGTCACCGGCACCGCCCTGTTCAGCGGGGTCCGCGGCGCGCAGCTCGCCGGACGCGCCTCCCTGATCGACTGCGGGGTCCTGCCCGCCCGCCACGCGGGCAGCGAACCTTTCCGCGACCTGATCGCCGCCATGGAAAACGCCCTCGATCTGCACGCGCACCGGCCCGGCAGCCTGCCCCGCCTGGCTCCCTATCTTCACGAGCGCACCGCAGGCCGCATCGGCAGCCTCGCCCGCCTCATCCGCCAGGCCGCCATCGAAGCCCTCCTGAACGGCACCGAGAAGATCACCCGGACCAGCCTGGACTCCATCGCGGCGGACCACCTCGCCGAAGAGCACTACCGCCCCCGCACCCCCACCCGCCGCCGCACCAACACCGGCCACCCGCCCGGCCGCGGTCCACGTCCCGCGTGAACCGCGCCGTCACCACGCCGACGACGGCACCGATCCCTGCCGGAGCCGCCTGGGCTCGACCGGCCGCGCCAGGCCCGGGGGTCTTCCGCGTGCGCCCGCTGCCCGGCGAGGCCACCGCCTCTTACACCACCCGCCTCGCAGCCGCTTACCGGCTGCCCCTGCCCCACCTGCTCGACGGCCTCGGCATCCACCTCAATCCCGGACCGGGCAGCACCAACGGCGCCGCTCCCACCGCCGAACTCCACCTCAACCTCCCAGCCGCAGCCCGCCTCGCCGCACACGCCCGCACCCCCCAACCGCACCTGCTGCGCGCCCTACCCCGACTCGCCCCGGGCCCACACGAACGCCCCGCCCCCACCAGCCACACCCCGGCGGGCCCGCCCGCCGCACACTGGCAGCCCCTGGAACCAGCGCACCGCCCCGTGCGCGCCTGCACTGCCTGCGTACTCCACCGCAGCCGCGGCACCAGCACCGCCTGGATCCACCCGCCCGACCACACCCCAGCCCTGTGCACCCGCCACCAGCAGGCCGCCGACGACCCCCGGCACACCGCACCGCTCGACATCGCCGCCCTACCAGAACTCACCCGCGCCCACCACCAGCACCGCCGCGCGGCCCGCCACCCCGCCTTCACCACCGCACTGACCTGGGCCGCCACCATCACCACCCGCTGGTACGACCACCACCAACACCTCACCGACCGATGGCACACCCGCCTGACCCGGCTCACCACCACCAACCCCCACACCCAACACGGCCCGGCATCCCCCACCCTGACCTGCCGAACCCTGATCACCTACCCCGAAACCCTCACCCTCGCCGCCACCCTCACCCGCATCCCCCCACACGGCCTCACCCCCAACGCCCAGGCCCGCTTCCTCCACCACCTCGCCGA encodes:
- a CDS encoding DDE-type integrase/transposase/recombinase, which encodes MRRRYRAQGLWGLVDQRSRRPSSRTGRADERVVTAVLEALRRQRGRSKGTLTGLRTVTGQILDDAHGPGAVALPPASTFNRLVHALADPMELPGRPARTATTPARPFTATVALRPGEMVQVDTTRLDVMVVAADGRPMRPELTIAVDVATRSILAAVLCEEGTKAVDAALLLAEMAVPHPLRPTWPAALAIAHANLPYQRLLALDQRLEHAAARPVVVPETIVVDRGAVFISHAFLAACETLGTSVQPAPPRTPTAKGSVERTFGAINTLLLQHIAGYTGSNPTRRGPRTDAEARFTLPQLQDLLDEWITVCWHNHPHEALRHPVLPKTALTPNEMWGALLGITGYVPLTLTRADWLELLPVRWNAVTDRGIRIDHRTYDHPCLNAHRGQPSPTASRRGRWEIHTHPHDLRQIWIRLPDGHLHEIPWIHRDHVHQPFNDRVWRHIQTALARRADRDRHEADLADALDRLLRQARPATSAVPPQTPSQRLPATDTAAPATKPDTTGGHASARPAEQDGGDSLQAAAQAGHRGQDSEPHDEGAPHAGAFVLYDAQSEADQW
- a CDS encoding TniB family NTP-binding protein, translated to MQRDTEPGAVTTWNGFARFAAAPAPAPPAPGDPPRSLEQRLAYHSAFVTVRTPAIDTLATSVRTLMILGRHQSVTARPSVILTGPATTGKTTALLQVGRTCHLAHTRRAAPGDDTVPVAYVLVPPAATAKSLGAEFARYLGIPVTTRMTTAQITTAVCHTYTAAGVKLVLLDEIHRLNPRTTSGAEAADWLKDITERVGATFVYAGIDVTGTALFSGVRGAQLAGRASLIDCGVLPARHAGSEPFRDLIAAMENALDLHAHRPGSLPRLAPYLHERTAGRIGSLARLIRQAAIEALLNGTEKITRTSLDSIAADHLAEEHYRPRTPTRRRTNTGHPPGRGPRPA
- a CDS encoding TniQ family protein, with product MRPLPGEATASYTTRLAAAYRLPLPHLLDGLGIHLNPGPGSTNGAAPTAELHLNLPAAARLAAHARTPQPHLLRALPRLAPGPHERPAPTSHTPAGPPAAHWQPLEPAHRPVRACTACVLHRSRGTSTAWIHPPDHTPALCTRHQQAADDPRHTAPLDIAALPELTRAHHQHRRAARHPAFTTALTWAATITTRWYDHHQHLTDRWHTRLTRLTTTNPHTQHGPASPTLTCRTLITYPETLTLAATLTRIPPHGLTPNAQARFLHHLADQLEINHLTPATHDPLWTRIHTR